Proteins encoded in a region of the Pieris napi chromosome 5, ilPieNapi1.2, whole genome shotgun sequence genome:
- the LOC125049694 gene encoding probable prefoldin subunit 5: MASVSTAPAPGMHQIDLSKLNLNQLAQLKQQLDQELNVFQDSLQTLKIAQRKFVESGESVEKLKPETKGRTLLVPLTGSMYVPGTIADSENVIIDIGTGYYAQKNIAGAKDYFDRKVKFVTEQMEKIQVLGIEKTKVREAICMMIEMKVQAQAQNTSTS; encoded by the exons ATGGCTAGTGTTTCAACCGCCCCGGCACCTGGGATGCATCAAATCGACTTGTCGAAGCTTAATTTGAATCAGTTGGCTCAACTGAAGCAGCAACTTGAtcaa GAGCTGAACGTATTTCAAGACTCTTTACAAACGCTTAAAATAGCTCAACGGAAATTTGTAGAATCTGGTGAGAGTGTTGAAAAACTTAAACCAGAAACAAAGGGCAGAACCTTGTTGGTTCCATTAACAGGATCAATGTATGTACCTGGCACTATAGCCGATTCAGAGAATGTGATCATTGATATTGGGACTGGATATTATGCCCAAAAA AATATTGCAGGAGCAAAGGACTATTTTGATAGGAAAGTGAAGTTTGTAACAGAGCAAATGGAAAAAATACAAGTACTAGGAATTGAAAAAACCAAAGTGCGAGAAGCAATTTGTATGATGATAGAAATGAAAGTCCAAGCACAGGCACAGAATACATCAACAtcataa